The Stratiformator vulcanicus genome has a segment encoding these proteins:
- a CDS encoding rhomboid family protein produces the protein MGIEDREYLRDDTQGGANFFATDPATKWLIALIAGVFVLQILTSQNIQEGIAPLAQQWLDLTPTDILGGQIWRLVTYAFCHEISAPLQIIFNLLFLWWFGRTLEGMYGSREYATFFFATVLITGITGFLFGLAYDAGRPMYGATGAVMAVVTLYALHFPRQKILLFFIIPIEIRWLVGLFVAGNVLAALFELSSPDGIANVVPIASLASVGFAFLYQRSGWRISDGLPRGIPIPRFKRQPKLRVHDPEHAAEREAEDDLESKVDAALAKISEQGEASLTKSERKLLEEASRRYRQKG, from the coding sequence ATGGGAATCGAAGACCGCGAATATCTCCGCGATGACACGCAGGGCGGTGCAAATTTCTTCGCGACCGATCCGGCGACGAAGTGGTTGATCGCGCTCATTGCCGGCGTGTTTGTCCTGCAAATTCTCACGTCACAGAATATCCAGGAGGGGATCGCGCCTCTGGCCCAACAATGGTTGGACCTGACCCCCACGGACATCCTGGGCGGCCAAATTTGGCGTTTGGTCACCTATGCGTTCTGTCACGAAATCAGCGCTCCGCTCCAGATTATTTTCAATCTTCTGTTTTTGTGGTGGTTCGGTCGCACTCTTGAGGGCATGTATGGCTCTCGGGAATACGCGACCTTCTTCTTCGCGACTGTCCTGATCACGGGCATCACCGGTTTCTTATTCGGCCTTGCTTACGACGCCGGACGGCCAATGTACGGGGCGACCGGTGCGGTGATGGCCGTCGTCACGCTCTACGCGCTGCATTTTCCACGTCAGAAAATTCTGCTGTTCTTCATTATTCCGATCGAAATCCGCTGGCTGGTCGGGTTGTTTGTCGCGGGCAACGTGTTGGCCGCATTGTTCGAGTTGTCCAGTCCGGATGGAATCGCGAACGTCGTCCCGATCGCATCGCTGGCGAGCGTCGGCTTCGCCTTCCTTTACCAGCGCAGCGGTTGGCGGATTTCGGACGGCCTACCCCGAGGGATTCCGATCCCAAGGTTCAAGCGGCAGCCCAAGTTGCGTGTCCATGACCCGGAACACGCCGCTGAGCGCGAAGCCGAAGACGACTTGGAATCAAAGGTCGATGCCGCGCTCGCCAAGATCAGCGAGCAGGGCGAAGCGAGCCTGACGAAGTCAGAGCGCAAATTGCTCGAAGAAGCGAGCCGTCGCTATCGGCAAAAGGGGTGA
- a CDS encoding enoyl-ACP reductase FabI yields MDFLRLNDKSVLVIGVANRKSVAWQTAQVLSESGANVLYSVRSEERAATVRKLAGDVPVFVCDFEDPESIAKLGKEVAAETDQLHGIVHSIAFADYSAGWLPFHQTPRPAFLQAVDISCYSLIATAETFRELLEPEQGSVVTISISTTRMAAENYGYMAPVKAALDSTVCFLAKSFSDFSNVRFNAVCPGLLKTSASAGIPGYVDSYLFAEQATLRKRAVQTDEVANTAAFLLSPRSSGINAQGLVIDAGMSINYFDRQIVSPDS; encoded by the coding sequence ATGGATTTTCTCAGACTCAACGACAAGTCGGTGCTGGTCATCGGGGTCGCGAATCGAAAGAGCGTTGCGTGGCAAACTGCGCAAGTGCTGTCGGAATCCGGCGCAAACGTGTTGTACTCGGTTCGCAGCGAAGAACGCGCGGCGACCGTTCGCAAACTGGCGGGCGACGTCCCGGTTTTCGTCTGCGACTTCGAAGACCCGGAGTCGATCGCCAAGTTGGGAAAAGAAGTCGCGGCAGAGACCGACCAACTGCACGGAATCGTGCATTCGATCGCGTTCGCCGACTATTCCGCAGGCTGGCTCCCCTTTCATCAGACACCCCGACCGGCATTTCTGCAGGCGGTCGATATCTCCTGCTATTCCCTCATTGCGACGGCGGAAACATTTCGCGAGTTGCTCGAACCGGAGCAGGGCAGCGTCGTCACCATCTCGATCTCCACAACGCGAATGGCGGCCGAGAATTACGGATATATGGCACCCGTCAAAGCGGCACTGGACTCGACCGTCTGTTTTCTGGCGAAATCGTTCAGCGACTTTTCAAATGTCCGCTTCAACGCCGTTTGTCCCGGTTTGCTCAAGACCTCGGCATCGGCAGGTATCCCCGGATACGTCGACAGCTACCTGTTCGCCGAGCAAGCGACACTTCGCAAACGGGCGGTGCAAACCGATGAAGTCGCGAACACGGCAGCTTTTTTACTAAGCCCGCGTTCTTCAGGCATCAATGCGCAAGGGCTCGTCATCGACGCCGGAATGAGCATCAACTACTTCGACCGTCAGATCGTCAGCCCGGACTCGTGA
- a CDS encoding beta-ketoacyl-[acyl-carrier-protein] synthase family protein gives MPGSAEDIVITGIGCATPLGPDWESSWRRLAAGEVATRRLDAWAIDDDALPPAADFAGAPLFPDSRFRPSSESTDTAFADPVYGLSEAILTEALERSGLSEGELTDPQTSLIFGNSKGSVWGQSIESRGMAAGNSDFFSLFPAGPSTYLAGKFGIRGPVLAPVAACATGLVCLIRSADMLRHGTADRVICGAADASLHPAILASAHRLGVSSHEDDPRRACRPFERRRSGFLVGEGGAAFVLERRRAAEKRGAEILAVWRGGLCGTDPTALTALDESGRTLGDLMIRTLQSSETAPGDIDYINYHGTATIANDLTESRAVRRAFPRHAEQTKGSSAKGQIGHLLGAAGAVETAMTIAAIRHDTIPPTANLDEVDPECGLDYTPLRPALHPIKHALKLSLGFGGTIATALLSAPDG, from the coding sequence ATGCCTGGGTCGGCAGAAGACATCGTCATCACCGGTATCGGCTGCGCAACGCCGCTCGGTCCCGACTGGGAATCGTCGTGGCGTCGCCTCGCCGCCGGCGAAGTGGCAACTCGTCGGCTTGATGCATGGGCGATCGACGATGACGCGCTCCCTCCGGCGGCTGACTTCGCCGGCGCGCCGCTTTTCCCGGATTCGCGATTTCGTCCGTCGAGTGAATCGACTGATACCGCCTTTGCCGATCCGGTCTACGGGCTCAGCGAGGCGATACTCACCGAAGCCCTTGAGCGGTCGGGTCTCAGTGAAGGCGAACTTACCGATCCGCAGACGAGCTTGATCTTCGGCAACAGCAAAGGCTCGGTGTGGGGGCAGAGTATCGAGTCTCGTGGAATGGCGGCTGGGAATTCGGACTTCTTCAGTTTATTCCCCGCCGGTCCATCAACGTATTTGGCCGGGAAGTTTGGGATTCGCGGGCCGGTGTTGGCTCCGGTTGCGGCCTGCGCGACCGGCTTGGTCTGCCTGATTCGCAGCGCCGACATGCTTCGGCATGGCACCGCGGACCGCGTCATCTGCGGGGCGGCGGACGCGTCTCTTCACCCGGCCATCTTGGCGTCGGCTCATCGTCTTGGCGTCAGCTCCCACGAGGATGATCCGCGTAGAGCCTGCCGTCCGTTTGAGCGCCGCCGCTCCGGTTTCCTGGTCGGCGAGGGCGGAGCGGCATTTGTCTTGGAACGAAGGAGAGCAGCCGAAAAACGGGGTGCGGAGATATTGGCCGTTTGGAGGGGAGGCCTCTGTGGAACCGACCCCACGGCTCTGACAGCGTTGGATGAATCGGGCCGAACCCTCGGCGACCTGATGATCCGCACGCTGCAATCCTCTGAGACAGCTCCCGGGGATATCGACTACATCAATTACCACGGGACCGCGACAATCGCGAATGATCTGACGGAGAGCCGTGCCGTCCGTCGGGCCTTCCCGAGACACGCGGAACAGACCAAAGGTTCTTCCGCCAAAGGTCAGATCGGACACCTGCTCGGAGCGGCCGGAGCCGTGGAAACGGCAATGACGATTGCGGCGATCCGACATGATACCATTCCGCCGACGGCGAATCTCGACGAGGTCGATCCGGAATGCGGGCTCGACTACACGCCGCTGCGACCCGCGCTGCATCCGATCAAACACGCTCTGAAGCTATCACTCGGCTTCGGCGGGACGATCGCCACGGCGTTGTTGTCAGCACCGGACGGCTGA
- a CDS encoding M50 family metallopeptidase — MNERVEGWTFGIGRLFGVPIRLSWVLVLLLPILVIRLPGFTMGLAFFGFYALWVAVHTFGHALAARLTGGYVRELSFGVCGEGSGIEGGPTIVSRLAVAMGGYVVHSLAVVAFLPTVLHEGVWQDGLNPFTFPIEAGSSVGFTEVCLINFHVNWLLLLLNLIPARPLDAAKLLSVRLPEVKTVPARRNHFGFAISIGLAIASLACGQLWALAISGYLALFNRPRVERSDDSETFDETFLGYDFSAGYTSLEQERAGEPTAQPNFMERWLRDRRTRRERRRRERDALDEQEIDRLLSKVHESGLRGLTESERRRLRRASARYRQQGDR, encoded by the coding sequence ATGAATGAACGCGTCGAAGGTTGGACGTTCGGCATTGGTCGGCTCTTCGGCGTCCCGATCCGGCTGAGTTGGGTCTTAGTACTGTTGCTCCCCATTTTGGTGATCCGTCTGCCCGGGTTCACAATGGGCCTAGCTTTCTTCGGATTCTACGCCCTCTGGGTCGCCGTGCATACGTTTGGGCACGCACTCGCGGCGCGGCTGACCGGCGGATACGTCCGTGAATTGTCGTTTGGTGTCTGCGGCGAAGGGTCTGGCATCGAAGGCGGTCCGACCATTGTCTCCCGTTTGGCCGTTGCGATGGGCGGCTATGTCGTGCATTCGCTAGCCGTTGTGGCCTTCCTGCCGACCGTGTTGCACGAAGGTGTCTGGCAAGACGGCCTGAATCCGTTCACCTTCCCGATCGAGGCCGGATCGTCAGTCGGATTCACGGAAGTCTGCCTGATCAATTTTCATGTCAACTGGTTGCTGTTGCTGTTGAACCTCATTCCCGCGCGGCCCCTCGATGCAGCCAAGCTGCTGTCCGTTCGCCTTCCTGAAGTGAAGACGGTCCCGGCGCGTCGAAACCATTTCGGTTTTGCGATTTCAATCGGACTCGCGATTGCATCGCTGGCGTGTGGCCAACTTTGGGCTTTGGCGATCTCCGGCTACCTCGCGCTCTTCAACCGGCCGCGAGTGGAACGCAGCGACGACAGTGAAACGTTTGACGAAACATTTCTCGGGTACGATTTTTCAGCCGGATACACCAGTCTCGAGCAAGAGCGTGCGGGCGAGCCGACGGCTCAGCCTAATTTCATGGAACGCTGGCTCCGAGATCGCCGCACACGGCGAGAGCGACGGCGTCGAGAACGAGATGCACTCGACGAACAGGAGATCGACCGCCTTCTGTCGAAAGTTCACGAAAGCGGACTACGTGGTTTGACGGAATCAGAGCGCCGTCGATTGCGCCGCGCATCAGCGCGGTATCGGCAACAGGGCGATCGCTGA
- a CDS encoding HD-GYP domain-containing protein, with amino-acid sequence MSDLPAVASEQVAGTVDELRACTGLPFFAVRIDSRCVVEVAGQLPPMIPDCVREELQQLTHPKKWETNAGMVFYAVPFCVENRTRYAALGYIPSAKASVAQVTRCEPPADLIIAGSQAGWSARQLRHFWNECEALSGNVVERLITLAAEHLSGRSARLRLEDELDHVTCQLDHTYEEISLLHDLSRNLQVSQGPTSLADLCVRRLHALVDAGGSLILINDRSRRNLLHSRGVLPFEPRELETLIESFSDVEWSRPLVRNHVGKTLLGADYPRLSNFILVPIQEGQHRKGWVFCCNRTHGQEFGTVEAGFMNSVATILGTHVRNTELYQQNQDLLIGFVRSLVSSLDAKDPYTRGHSERVALIARRIGKHMKLPEGDLRDIYLSGLLHDVGKIGIDDRILRKPGRLTDAEFEAVKAHPTIGYNILKGLSNLQHILPGVRNHHENFDGTGYPDKLAGDDIPLMARILAVADGYDAMGSDRPYRKGMPNQKIEEIFRKGRNEQWDPNVIDAYFACREDILNIYATYSLEAGAPIDGSLSTISLDR; translated from the coding sequence ATGTCCGACCTCCCGGCCGTCGCGTCGGAACAGGTTGCGGGGACGGTCGACGAACTGCGGGCCTGCACTGGTTTGCCGTTTTTCGCAGTCCGCATCGATAGTCGGTGCGTTGTCGAAGTGGCCGGGCAACTTCCGCCGATGATTCCCGATTGCGTCCGAGAGGAACTGCAACAATTGACGCACCCGAAAAAGTGGGAGACCAACGCGGGGATGGTTTTTTATGCCGTCCCATTTTGCGTGGAGAATCGCACACGGTATGCGGCGCTCGGATACATTCCGTCAGCCAAGGCATCCGTCGCTCAAGTAACGCGCTGCGAGCCGCCGGCTGACCTGATCATCGCCGGCTCACAGGCCGGTTGGTCCGCTCGACAGCTTCGTCATTTTTGGAACGAATGCGAGGCTCTGTCTGGAAACGTCGTCGAGCGACTCATCACGCTCGCGGCAGAGCACCTCTCGGGACGTTCGGCGAGATTGCGATTGGAAGATGAACTCGACCATGTGACCTGCCAACTGGATCATACGTACGAGGAGATCAGTCTTTTACACGACCTCAGTCGCAATCTGCAGGTATCACAGGGGCCGACGTCCTTGGCCGATCTGTGTGTCCGCCGGCTGCACGCGCTGGTCGACGCGGGCGGAAGTCTGATCCTGATCAATGATCGATCGCGACGAAATCTGCTTCATTCCCGCGGCGTTTTGCCGTTCGAACCACGGGAACTTGAAACACTGATCGAGTCGTTTTCCGACGTCGAATGGTCAAGGCCCCTCGTTCGCAACCACGTCGGCAAGACGCTTCTGGGGGCCGACTACCCGCGGCTGAGCAATTTCATTCTCGTCCCCATCCAAGAAGGCCAACACCGCAAGGGTTGGGTCTTTTGCTGCAATCGAACACACGGACAGGAATTCGGAACCGTTGAAGCCGGCTTCATGAATTCGGTCGCGACGATACTGGGAACACACGTCCGCAACACCGAACTGTATCAGCAGAATCAGGACCTCCTGATCGGGTTTGTCCGTTCCCTCGTTTCGTCATTGGACGCCAAAGATCCTTACACGCGCGGTCACAGCGAGCGTGTCGCGTTGATCGCGCGGCGGATCGGCAAGCACATGAAATTGCCCGAAGGTGACCTGCGAGACATTTATCTCTCAGGCCTGTTGCACGATGTCGGCAAGATCGGGATCGACGATCGCATCTTGCGGAAACCGGGTCGACTCACCGACGCGGAGTTTGAGGCCGTCAAAGCCCATCCAACGATCGGGTACAACATTTTGAAGGGCCTGAGCAACTTGCAGCACATCTTGCCCGGCGTCCGGAACCATCATGAAAACTTTGATGGCACCGGCTACCCCGACAAGCTGGCCGGCGACGATATTCCGCTCATGGCCCGGATTCTTGCTGTTGCCGATGGCTACGACGCGATGGGGAGCGATCGGCCCTATCGAAAGGGAATGCCCAATCAAAAGATTGAGGAGATTTTCCGGAAAGGTCGAAATGAGCAGTGGGACCCCAATGTCATCGATGCGTATTTCGCGTGTCGAGAAGACATTCTCAACATCTATGCCACCTATTCTTTAGAAGCGGGTGCTCCGATCGACGGAAGTCTGTCGACAATTTCACTGGATCGCTAA
- the waaF gene encoding lipopolysaccharide heptosyltransferase II codes for MSYNTTDFSQAQPLSLPMPRCLADVDPERIAIIKPSALGDVVQSLPLLPILKERYPHASITWVIRDSLAGLLERHPLIDRLILYRRKGGPSDWVRMAKELRAAKFDLVLDLQGLLRTGLMTLATGSPVRVGLETAREGSHLTCTEIIPNTSRFVPAHQRYWRIAEAIGCGELRSTATIRVAKTELDAARELLSGLRGAVLAVAPGTVWETKRWPVDRFAAVCAKAYRQYGCSTVILGAPNEASLGAELERTLSRFVPRATVLNLAGQTSLQGLAALLATADIALTNDSGPMHIAAAVGTPVCAVFTCTDPQRSGPRDEHFEFVQTGLSCGGSYHRTCPHRGTGHLACHSELEVGRVFAALHGMVQKHLTGNDPLRQVAA; via the coding sequence GTGTCATACAACACGACTGACTTCTCGCAGGCTCAACCCCTTTCTTTGCCCATGCCCCGCTGCCTTGCCGACGTCGATCCCGAGCGGATCGCGATCATCAAGCCGAGTGCGTTGGGCGATGTCGTGCAATCGCTGCCTCTATTGCCGATTCTGAAAGAACGTTACCCGCACGCCTCGATCACATGGGTGATCCGCGACTCTCTGGCCGGATTACTGGAGCGGCATCCGCTGATCGACCGCCTCATCCTGTACCGCAGAAAAGGTGGGCCGAGCGATTGGGTTCGCATGGCGAAGGAACTCAGAGCGGCCAAGTTCGACCTCGTTCTCGATCTGCAGGGTTTGCTTCGGACAGGTCTGATGACGCTGGCGACAGGCTCTCCGGTCCGGGTCGGATTGGAAACGGCTCGCGAGGGTTCGCATCTGACCTGCACCGAGATCATTCCGAACACCAGTCGATTTGTCCCGGCCCATCAGCGTTACTGGCGGATCGCCGAAGCCATCGGCTGCGGGGAATTGCGATCCACAGCCACGATTCGCGTCGCCAAGACCGAACTCGACGCCGCGCGGGAACTCTTGTCCGGTCTTCGCGGGGCAGTGTTGGCAGTCGCACCGGGAACCGTTTGGGAAACGAAACGCTGGCCGGTCGATCGGTTCGCCGCCGTGTGCGCGAAGGCTTATCGACAATACGGATGCTCGACGGTCATCCTCGGTGCCCCGAATGAGGCATCGCTGGGGGCCGAATTGGAGCGAACGCTCTCCCGGTTCGTGCCGAGAGCAACCGTGTTGAACCTCGCGGGCCAGACATCATTGCAAGGCCTCGCCGCTCTATTGGCGACGGCGGATATCGCACTGACGAACGACTCGGGGCCGATGCACATCGCCGCCGCAGTCGGCACCCCGGTCTGTGCCGTTTTCACCTGCACCGACCCACAGCGATCCGGCCCCCGCGATGAGCACTTTGAATTCGTGCAAACCGGTCTGTCATGCGGGGGCAGCTATCATCGGACCTGTCCGCATCGGGGGACGGGGCACCTCGCCTGTCACTCCGAATTGGAAGTAGGGCGTGTCTTCGCAGCGCTGCACGGCATGGTTCAGAAGCATCTCACCGGCAACGACCCGCTCAGGCAAGTTGCAGCGTAG
- a CDS encoding HYExAFE family protein, protein MAILSNPYESAFEAYLKSRQMPYVAVDESRRVLLRNASLKSIDFVVEHPTRGQLLIDVKGRRFPSGGPRSKHRWENWVTNDDVESLSNWEEIFGNSSQAMFVFAYELGEPRFEAEHAEVFGWDDRKYAFYGVTVADYQAAMTLRSPRWDTSFVARATFDRLRFPFAQLLATNDENHEENHNGRTWVNM, encoded by the coding sequence ATGGCGATCCTTTCGAACCCGTACGAAAGTGCGTTCGAAGCCTACTTGAAGAGTCGGCAGATGCCCTATGTCGCCGTCGACGAGTCAAGAAGAGTATTGCTGCGAAATGCCTCGCTGAAATCGATCGACTTCGTGGTGGAACATCCGACGCGCGGACAACTGCTGATCGACGTCAAGGGGCGGCGTTTTCCGTCGGGCGGTCCGCGGTCAAAGCATCGTTGGGAGAACTGGGTCACGAACGACGACGTCGAAAGTCTCTCGAATTGGGAAGAAATTTTCGGCAATTCGTCACAAGCGATGTTCGTTTTCGCTTACGAATTGGGAGAGCCTCGATTCGAGGCCGAACACGCCGAAGTGTTCGGTTGGGACGATCGGAAGTATGCCTTTTACGGGGTGACTGTGGCCGATTATCAGGCCGCGATGACGTTGCGTTCCCCACGTTGGGACACCTCGTTCGTTGCCCGCGCCACCTTCGATCGTCTACGATTTCCGTTTGCTCAACTGCTCGCAACGAACGACGAAAACCACGAAGAGAATCACAACGGGCGAACATGGGTCAACATGTGA
- a CDS encoding type II secretion system F family protein, giving the protein MLGDGGRIPQKALSQYCRSLGTLLHSGVDIRKAFVIAGDKAKDPRVRRRSAEIAVLLRRGEDVTEAMGHCDPAFPPLMIDMVNVAEKTGTLPEVLHSLSEHFDNNVRLRKSFIGAIAFPVFQLVAAIGIIGLLIFVLGIIGSVTGNETADVLGWGLVGTRGALIWYGSTFGLALGLFVLFKVVRATFSGMQMIDVALLRVPVLGKCLRSFAIARFSWAFALTQQAGMRIDHSLEAAFRATSNGAYIGRGNYVYTAVESGVDLAPALEATRLFPADYLHLVEVGDHSGTVPETLERLSPELEAEARRSMSALVAALAWVIWALVAGFIIFVIFSIFSFYLSKLQEAAAGF; this is encoded by the coding sequence GTGCTCGGCGACGGCGGTCGAATACCGCAAAAAGCGCTCTCTCAATACTGCCGCAGCTTGGGCACCCTGCTGCACAGCGGGGTCGACATCCGAAAAGCGTTCGTGATCGCGGGGGATAAGGCAAAGGATCCCCGCGTCCGGCGACGGTCAGCCGAGATCGCCGTTCTTCTACGCCGCGGCGAAGATGTCACCGAGGCAATGGGGCACTGTGATCCGGCTTTTCCGCCACTGATGATCGACATGGTGAACGTGGCCGAAAAGACCGGGACACTGCCGGAAGTTCTGCACAGCCTGTCCGAACACTTTGACAACAACGTCCGCCTGCGAAAGTCATTTATCGGGGCGATTGCGTTCCCGGTGTTTCAGTTGGTTGCGGCGATCGGCATCATCGGCCTGCTGATTTTCGTGCTCGGAATCATCGGCAGCGTGACGGGAAACGAAACCGCCGATGTGCTGGGTTGGGGGCTGGTGGGCACGCGAGGTGCCCTGATTTGGTACGGCTCGACCTTCGGCCTCGCGCTGGGATTATTCGTACTCTTTAAAGTCGTGCGTGCCACGTTCTCGGGCATGCAAATGATCGATGTGGCATTGCTGAGGGTGCCGGTGCTAGGGAAATGCCTGCGATCGTTCGCGATCGCGCGGTTTTCCTGGGCATTCGCTTTGACGCAACAGGCGGGTATGCGCATCGATCATTCGCTGGAGGCGGCATTCCGGGCGACTTCGAATGGTGCCTATATCGGTCGCGGGAATTACGTCTACACCGCCGTTGAAAGTGGTGTCGACCTCGCCCCCGCCTTGGAGGCAACCAGGTTGTTCCCGGCAGACTACCTGCATTTGGTGGAAGTCGGAGACCATTCAGGAACGGTTCCTGAGACACTCGAGCGGCTCAGCCCGGAACTCGAAGCTGAAGCCCGGCGGAGCATGAGTGCGCTCGTCGCAGCCCTCGCCTGGGTCATCTGGGCACTGGTCGCCGGCTTCATCATCTTCGTGATTTTCAGTATCTTCAGTTTCTACCTGAGCAAACTTCAAGAAGCGGCGGCCGGTTTTTAA
- the hisS gene encoding histidine--tRNA ligase, whose protein sequence is MAKLIPNRTLKGFRDFLPTQAIARERLIDTAKAVYRSYGFAPIDTPALEYAEVLLGKGGVESDKQMFRFEDQGGRDVAMRFDLTIPFARYASLNMNEIGTPFKRYHIGSVWRGESPQRGRYREFTQCDFDTIGTRSTASDVETLLVIHDLLDRLGVENFTIRINNRQVLNGLLEQFDLSDRSAEVLRALDKLPKIGRDAVLEELSERAGVPTAAAEQILASVELEGEPESILAELESMTTASEAGQSGVATLREIFDIVTRSGISAGRVRLDPSIARGLDYYTGTIYETFLDDLPGIGSVCSGGRYDNLAQLFTNQELPGVGASLGVDRLLAAFEELSLIDGRSTPCRVLITQFDRGRLADYVGIARELRSAGIDVELYPDDKAIGKQLKYANRKGFALAILAGADELDAGIRQLKVLKTGTQIEVEAERLVDEIKERLADERSSIGSVEIE, encoded by the coding sequence GTGGCCAAACTGATCCCCAATCGCACGCTCAAGGGGTTTCGCGATTTCCTACCGACGCAAGCGATTGCGCGAGAACGGCTGATCGACACCGCCAAGGCGGTCTATCGAAGCTACGGTTTCGCGCCGATCGACACGCCCGCGCTCGAGTACGCCGAAGTGCTGCTCGGCAAAGGCGGGGTCGAGTCTGACAAGCAGATGTTTCGGTTCGAAGATCAAGGAGGTCGCGACGTCGCGATGCGGTTCGATCTGACCATCCCGTTCGCGAGATACGCCTCGCTAAACATGAACGAGATCGGCACTCCCTTTAAGCGGTATCACATCGGAAGCGTGTGGCGTGGTGAATCTCCGCAGCGAGGCCGGTACCGCGAATTTACGCAGTGTGACTTCGACACGATCGGGACTCGGTCGACCGCCAGCGATGTCGAAACTCTGCTCGTCATCCACGATCTGCTCGATCGTCTCGGCGTCGAAAACTTCACGATCCGAATCAACAACCGGCAAGTTCTCAACGGGTTGCTTGAGCAGTTTGATCTGTCCGACCGCTCGGCCGAGGTGCTGCGGGCACTTGACAAACTTCCCAAGATCGGGCGAGACGCGGTGCTCGAAGAGCTTTCCGAACGGGCCGGCGTTCCGACCGCGGCCGCCGAGCAGATTTTGGCCTCCGTCGAACTCGAAGGCGAGCCAGAGTCTATTCTCGCAGAACTCGAATCGATGACGACGGCGAGCGAGGCCGGACAGAGCGGCGTCGCCACCCTCAGAGAGATTTTCGATATCGTAACACGTTCCGGCATCTCAGCGGGGAGGGTTCGGCTCGATCCCTCGATCGCGCGGGGCCTCGACTATTACACCGGCACGATTTACGAGACGTTTCTCGACGACCTCCCCGGCATCGGCAGTGTCTGCTCCGGCGGTCGGTACGATAATCTCGCGCAACTTTTCACAAATCAGGAACTTCCGGGTGTCGGGGCGAGCCTGGGCGTCGATAGGCTCTTGGCAGCTTTTGAGGAATTATCACTGATTGACGGTCGTTCGACGCCCTGCCGCGTGCTGATCACGCAGTTCGATCGGGGTCGGTTGGCCGATTACGTCGGGATCGCAAGGGAGCTGCGATCTGCGGGCATCGATGTCGAGCTTTATCCGGACGACAAAGCCATCGGCAAGCAATTGAAGTATGCCAACCGCAAAGGCTTTGCACTGGCGATTCTGGCAGGGGCAGACGAACTCGATGCCGGGATTCGGCAGCTCAAGGTCTTGAAGACCGGCACTCAAATCGAAGTTGAAGCCGAGCGTCTTGTCGACGAGATCAAAGAGCGATTGGCGGACGAGCGATCTTCGATCGGCAGCGTGGAAATCGAATAA
- a CDS encoding YkgJ family cysteine cluster protein yields the protein MTQRVRREDLKPGENLCSYCTAKCCRYFALPIETPSEWKDFDFIRWYMIHGRVAVFVDEGSWFLQVFADCRHLKEDYGCGAYEKRPHICREYSTDNCEYDGDGTHERYFETPEQIWEYAEAVLPPAERRSVGKTLSLPVIEPLAPR from the coding sequence ATGACACAGCGTGTCCGTAGAGAAGACCTGAAACCGGGCGAGAATCTGTGCTCGTACTGCACGGCCAAATGCTGTCGATATTTTGCGCTGCCCATCGAAACCCCCTCAGAGTGGAAGGACTTCGACTTCATCCGCTGGTATATGATCCACGGGCGGGTCGCGGTCTTCGTGGATGAGGGTTCGTGGTTCCTGCAGGTCTTTGCGGACTGCCGGCACCTCAAAGAGGATTACGGCTGCGGGGCGTATGAAAAGAGACCTCATATCTGTCGCGAGTACTCGACCGACAATTGCGAGTACGACGGTGACGGGACCCATGAACGCTACTTCGAAACACCGGAGCAAATTTGGGAATATGCTGAAGCGGTCCTCCCGCCGGCCGAGCGACGCAGCGTTGGCAAAACCCTCTCCCTGCCAGTGATCGAGCCTTTAGCGCCGCGCTAG